One Papaver somniferum cultivar HN1 chromosome 10, ASM357369v1, whole genome shotgun sequence genomic window carries:
- the LOC113315695 gene encoding uncharacterized protein LOC113315695, translating into MELFEDPEFLKAQQNIKELVRVASVNTFLKTILKASPKTFFFIFLLIILPLTFLQVLLETINILALCTFIANLFTKSSPEYQYANSYLPYEEILGTYPIRYCFYLVLFLPFYYLSITAITFNVASLYVSKPLSHVSILSAISRILKRLGITFLHALPQIFMNYMAYCAVFTLIWTTLTLIRTIPKIDYVLVTVIGTVFFIIYVFLVFVVHGNFIVWWNFANMLSVLEPKVYGSTAIKKITQILLAKRIGTGWLVFYFVVAYEVTLRANLVMQSDKDIIYRVLISSLWVLVLAVLNFLGLAVQNLVYYHAIDEGVLSISTSERKESGNDNLV; encoded by the coding sequence ATGGAGTTGTTTGAAGATCCCGAATTCTTGAAGGCACAGCAAAACATCAAAGAATTGGTAAGAGTTGCATCTGTCAATACATTTCTAAAAACAATACTGAAAGCATCTCCAAAAacattcttctttattttcttactGATCATACTCCCTCTTACATTTCTACAAGTTCTGTTGGAAACTATCAATATACTCGCACTATGTACCTTTATTGCCAATCTGTTTACCAAATCATCACCTGAATATCAATATGCAAACTCATACCTTCCGTATGAAGAAATCCTTGGCACATATCCTATCCGCTACTGCTTCTACCTTGTTTTGTTCTTACCCTTCTATTATCTGTCTATCACTGCTATAACTTTCAATGTGGCTTCACTTTACGTATCAAAACCCTTGTCTCACGTTTCTATTCTTTCTGCTATTTCTCGTATCTTAAAACGTCTTGGAATCACCTTTCTTCATGCCTTGCCCCAAATTTTCATGAACTACATGGCTTACTGCGCTGTTTTTACTCTGATCTGGACAACTCTTACCCTGATCCGTACAATACCGAAAATTGATTATGTCCTGGTAACCGTCATAGGTACCGTGTTTTTtatcatctatgtttttctagtCTTTGTCGTTCATGGGAATTTTATAGTATGGTGGAACTTTGCCAATATGCTTTCGGTTCTTGAACCAAAAGTATACGGTTCAACAGCCATAAAGAAAATTACACAAATCTTACTAGCGAAAAGAATTGGTACGGGTTGGCTTGTATTCTACTTCGTTGTTGCTTATGAAGTTACTCTTCGTGCAAACTTGGTGATGCAATCTGATAAGGACATTATATATAGGGTTTTGATCAGTTCACTATGGGTCCTTGTACTAGCAGTGTTGAATTTCTTGGGGTTGGCTGTTCAGAATCTCGTGTATTATCACGCGATTGACGAAGGAGTTTTGTCTATTAGCACTTCAGAGAGGAAGGAGTCTGGTAATGATAATCTTGTTTGA
- the LOC113318980 gene encoding bifunctional riboflavin kinase/FMN phosphatase-like, translating to MAAATPLRRLLSCVILDLDGTLLNTDGIVGDVLKVLLGKYGKQWDTKMALQIVGKTPIEAATAIVEDYKLPCTTDEFMSEITPMFSERWCNIRALPGANRLIKHLKGHGVPMALASNSPRESIETKLSYHQGWKESFSAIVGGDEVRMGKSSPEIFLEAAKLLNAEPSNCLVIEDSLPGVGGAKAAGMEVVAVPSYPKQSHLYASADEVVNSLLDLRPEIWGLPPFQDWINGTLPIEPWYIGGPVIKGYGRGSKVLGIPTANLSTEGWSDILSYHPSGVYFGWAGLSTRGVYKMVMSIGWNPYFNNTEKTIEPWLLHDFNDDFYGEELRLAIVGYIRPEANFSSLESLISKIHEDGKISEEALDLPSYATYKDVPYVKNPLQLNDRP from the exons ATGGCAGCAGCCACGCCTTTGAGGAGGTTGTTGTCATGTGTCATCCTAGATTTAGATGGTACTCTTCTTAACACAG ATGGCATAGTTGGTGATGTCTTAAAAGTACTTCTTGGAAAGTATGGGAAACAATGGGATACAAAAATGGCCCTCCAGATTGTAGGGAAGACGCCAATTGAAGCTGCAACTGCTATTGTAGAGGATTATAAGCTCCCTTGCACGACTGATGAATTCATGTCGGAAATTACCCCAATGTTTTCTGAACG GTGGTGCAATATTAGAGCTCTTCCTGGTGCCAACCGATTAATTAAACATTTGAAGGGACATGGTGTACCCATGGCATTGGCTTCAAATTCTCCAAGGGAAAGCATAGAAACTAAACTATCCTACCATCAAG GCTGGAAAGAATCCTTCTCTGCTATCGTCGGCGGTGATGAGGTGAGAATGGGGAAGTCATCTCCTGAAAT ATTCCTTGAGGCAGCTAAGTTGTTGAATGCTGAGCCTTCTAACTGCCTTGTCATTGAGGACTCATT ACCTGGGGTTGGAGGTGCTAAGGCTGCTGGAATGGAAGTGGTTGCCGTACCATCATATCCAAAACAATCCCATCTTTATGCTTCAGCTGATGAGGTGGTCAACTCTCTGCTCGACCTGCGACCTGAAATCTGGGGCTTGCCTCCTTTTCAAGACT GGATCAACGGTACTTTGCCTATTGAACCATGGTATATAGGAGGTCCTGTTATTAAAGGCTATGGGCGTGGCTCAAAGGTACTTGGGATACCTACAG CAAATTTATCAACGGAGGGCTGGTCAGATATACTCTCTTACCATCCCTCTGGGGTATACTTTGGTTGGGCTGGATTATCAACTCGAGGAGTCTATAAGATGGTCATGAGTATTGGTTGGAATCCATACTTCAATAACACTGAAAAGACTATT GAGCCATGGCTACTTCATGATTTTAATGATGATTTCTATGGGGAAGAACTACGTCTTGCCATCGTTGGCTACATACGACCAGAG GCCAATTTTTCTTCTCTAGAGAGCTTGATATCAAAGATTCACGAGGATGGGAAAATATCAGAGGAAGCTCTCGATCTTCCTTCGTATGCAACCTACAAGGATGTCCCATATGTGAAAAACCCTTTGCAGCTGAATGATCGTCCATGA